One segment of Pandoraea pnomenusa DNA contains the following:
- a CDS encoding sodium:solute symporter family protein, with product MNAALAVIAAFLAFALFVGIRARRGRTMSLEQWAVGGRGFGTLLVFLLMAGEAFSTFTFLGASGWAYSKGPPAFYILAYGALAYLLGYWMLPAAWRHATRHHCVSFSDFFATAYRSRALGVVVSVVAVLGMSALLIIQLRGLGIIVSEASYGSISPAVAIWCGAIAMVLYITVSGIHGSASIAIYKDVLILAIAVFLGIYLPLHYFGGFGEMFDRIEAARPGFLQLPTSGLTLSWYNSTILLTSLGYYLYPYVFTSVYAAKTENAVRKNTILMPLYQMVIAFMFFVGFAAILQVPGLTGADSDLALLRIVKQTFSPWFVGVIGGVGVLTALVPGSMILLNASTLIAKNIYRDGFAPDASEAAVGKLAKRVLPVFGLVAVFFVLRGGATFVALALFASSLLTQLFPSFVASLLPRPFGNKYGAFAGIGAGAVVLAAAVGFDVNLHTLMPNASATVASINMGLVALAVNGVTFVAVSLLTRSRNVAGEINLRKA from the coding sequence ATGAATGCCGCGCTGGCCGTCATTGCGGCGTTTCTTGCCTTCGCCCTGTTCGTGGGCATTCGTGCGCGGCGCGGGCGCACCATGAGTCTGGAGCAGTGGGCCGTCGGTGGCCGGGGCTTCGGAACGCTGCTCGTGTTCCTGTTGATGGCGGGCGAGGCGTTCTCGACGTTCACGTTCCTCGGCGCGAGCGGGTGGGCCTACAGCAAGGGGCCGCCCGCGTTCTACATCCTGGCCTACGGCGCGCTGGCCTATCTGCTGGGGTACTGGATGCTGCCGGCGGCGTGGCGTCATGCCACGCGACACCATTGCGTGTCGTTCTCCGACTTCTTCGCCACGGCGTACCGCTCGCGTGCGCTCGGTGTGGTTGTCTCGGTGGTGGCCGTGCTGGGCATGAGTGCGTTGCTGATCATTCAACTGCGTGGCCTGGGCATCATCGTGTCCGAGGCGTCGTATGGCAGCATCTCACCTGCCGTGGCGATCTGGTGTGGTGCGATCGCGATGGTGCTCTACATCACCGTCTCGGGCATTCACGGCTCCGCGAGCATTGCCATTTACAAGGACGTTCTGATTCTCGCGATCGCGGTGTTCCTCGGCATTTATCTGCCGCTGCACTACTTCGGAGGATTCGGCGAGATGTTCGACCGCATCGAGGCCGCGCGACCTGGCTTCCTGCAACTGCCCACGAGTGGCCTCACGCTGTCCTGGTACAACTCGACGATTCTGCTGACGTCGCTCGGCTACTACCTGTATCCGTACGTGTTCACCTCGGTGTATGCGGCCAAGACGGAAAATGCGGTGCGCAAGAACACGATCCTGATGCCGCTCTACCAGATGGTCATTGCGTTCATGTTCTTCGTCGGCTTTGCCGCGATTCTGCAAGTGCCGGGGCTCACCGGCGCGGACTCGGATCTGGCGCTGCTGCGTATCGTCAAGCAGACGTTCTCGCCGTGGTTCGTGGGTGTGATCGGCGGCGTGGGGGTGTTGACCGCGCTCGTGCCGGGTTCGATGATCCTGCTCAACGCCTCGACGCTGATCGCCAAGAACATCTATCGCGACGGCTTCGCTCCCGACGCGAGCGAAGCTGCGGTCGGCAAGCTTGCCAAGCGCGTGCTGCCGGTGTTCGGGCTGGTTGCGGTGTTCTTCGTGCTGCGCGGCGGCGCGACCTTCGTGGCGCTGGCGCTGTTCGCGTCGAGCCTGCTCACGCAGCTGTTCCCGTCATTCGTGGCAAGCCTGCTGCCGCGTCCGTTCGGCAACAAGTACGGCGCATTCGCCGGCATTGGCGCCGGGGCTGTCGTGCTGGCCGCGGCGGTCGGCTTCGACGTCAACCTGCACACGTTGATGCCGAACGCTTCGGCGACGGTCGCATCGATCAACATGGGGCTGGTGGCGCTGGCGGTGAACGGGGTGACGTTCGTGGCGGTGAGTCTGCTCACGCGTTCGCGCAACGTCGCCGGGGAAATCAACCTGAGGAAGGCATGA
- a CDS encoding amidohydrolase family protein produces the protein MTILDIRNARALDGTPVDVRVEDGRIAAIGASLPPVSPPSAPSASPLAADGVTRIDARGALLLPGLVESHTHLDKTVWGMPWYVNECGSRLIDRIDNERRWRAESGHDAGAASLALGRAFLAAGTTRLRTHVDIDTDAGLRHLEGVLATRETLADTLDMQIVAFPQSGVLDREGTVALLDAALARGADVLGWLDPCAIDRDPKASLDAMFALADKHGCPIDMHLHEPGEMGVFTFELMLERIAALGMQGRVVVSHAFCLGELDTARADAMLARLADAGVALITTAPPSRVVPPLMACRRAGVPLAGGNDGIRDTWTPYGVPDMLERAMMIGLRYNLRRDDELEMALDCVTHQGARTCWFDDYGLHVGARADLVLVDAVNAAQAIVTRAPRRWVVANGRVVVSEGVAV, from the coding sequence ATGACAATACTGGACATTCGCAACGCACGCGCGCTCGACGGGACGCCGGTGGACGTGCGCGTCGAGGACGGACGGATCGCGGCCATCGGGGCATCGCTACCCCCGGTGTCGCCTCCGTCGGCTCCGTCGGCTTCGCCTCTGGCGGCAGATGGCGTCACGCGCATCGATGCGCGCGGCGCGTTGTTGCTGCCGGGGCTCGTGGAGTCGCACACGCATCTGGACAAGACCGTGTGGGGGATGCCCTGGTACGTCAATGAATGCGGCTCGCGGCTCATCGACCGGATCGACAACGAGCGTCGCTGGCGTGCCGAGAGTGGCCACGACGCGGGCGCGGCATCGCTGGCGCTCGGTCGCGCGTTTCTCGCCGCCGGCACCACGCGCCTGCGCACGCACGTCGACATCGACACCGATGCCGGTCTGCGCCATCTCGAAGGGGTGCTCGCCACGCGCGAGACACTGGCCGACACGCTCGACATGCAGATCGTGGCGTTTCCGCAGTCGGGCGTGCTCGATCGCGAGGGCACCGTGGCCTTGCTCGACGCGGCGCTTGCACGTGGCGCCGACGTGCTCGGCTGGCTCGATCCGTGCGCCATCGACCGCGATCCGAAAGCCTCGCTCGACGCCATGTTCGCGCTCGCGGACAAACACGGATGTCCCATCGACATGCACCTGCATGAACCGGGCGAGATGGGCGTCTTCACATTCGAACTGATGCTCGAGCGCATTGCGGCGCTTGGCATGCAGGGCAGGGTGGTGGTCTCGCATGCGTTTTGTCTGGGGGAACTGGATACGGCGCGGGCCGATGCCATGCTGGCCCGGCTGGCGGATGCCGGTGTGGCACTGATCACCACGGCGCCACCGTCACGCGTCGTGCCGCCGCTCATGGCGTGCCGTCGCGCCGGGGTGCCGCTCGCGGGCGGCAACGACGGCATTCGCGACACCTGGACACCGTATGGCGTGCCCGACATGCTCGAGCGCGCCATGATGATCGGATTGCGTTACAACCTGCGACGCGACGACGAGCTCGAGATGGCGCTCGATTGCGTGACGCACCAGGGCGCGCGCACCTGCTGGTTCGACGACTACGGTCTGCACGTGGGCGCGCGAGCCGATCTGGTACTCGTCGACGCCGTCAATGCGGCGCAAGCCATCGTCACGCGCGCGCCGCGTCGCTGGGTAGTGGCCAACGGACGCGTCGTCGTCAGCGAGGGCGTTGCGGTATGA
- a CDS encoding MFS transporter gives MTTYSNTREAAQASAGTHDAARAGRANKGRLATASMVGTTLEWYDFTVYNTLAALVFNHLFFPSVDPLAGTILALSTYAVGYVSRPLGGFVFGNLGDKIGRRAVLVLSLVVMGLTTGLMGLLPTYASIGIWSPVLLVALRFVQGVALGGEWAGAVLLSVEHGDQRKRGLNASWTQVGPSFGTLLATGLIALITLAISPDDFLSWGWRVPFLLSLVLVGFGLWVRRGVEETPMFEQIQHSERKAEMPIADVFRSHWRNLLVAGGSRIGSDVLYALMVVFTLTYVTGTLHLSRPLALTAVLVGTACNALTVPLFGALSDKLGRRPVYGFGVLCAMIWAYGFFVLLDTSHPALIVLSVVIGLVIHAIMYGPQAAFVTEQFPTRVRYAGASLAYTLAGILGGGFAPLIIVSLYKEYGTTVSVSLYVTAALAVTAVALFAARETAHKPLRD, from the coding sequence ATGACGACTTATTCGAATACCCGCGAAGCCGCGCAAGCGTCGGCCGGGACACACGACGCCGCGCGCGCCGGCCGCGCCAACAAGGGGCGCCTGGCGACGGCCAGCATGGTGGGCACCACGCTGGAATGGTACGACTTCACCGTCTACAACACGCTCGCCGCGCTCGTGTTCAACCATCTGTTCTTCCCGTCGGTCGATCCGCTCGCCGGTACGATCCTGGCACTGTCGACGTACGCCGTGGGCTATGTTTCGCGTCCGCTCGGCGGGTTCGTGTTCGGCAACCTCGGGGACAAGATCGGCCGCCGTGCCGTCCTGGTGCTCTCGCTTGTGGTGATGGGCCTGACCACGGGGCTCATGGGGTTGTTGCCCACGTACGCCTCGATCGGCATCTGGAGCCCGGTGCTCCTCGTGGCGCTGCGCTTCGTGCAAGGGGTCGCGCTCGGTGGCGAATGGGCGGGGGCGGTGCTGCTTTCGGTCGAGCACGGCGATCAGCGCAAGCGGGGATTGAACGCCTCGTGGACGCAGGTCGGACCGTCGTTCGGCACGTTGCTTGCGACGGGCCTCATCGCGCTGATCACGCTCGCGATTTCGCCCGACGACTTCCTCTCGTGGGGATGGCGCGTGCCGTTCCTGCTGAGCCTGGTGCTGGTGGGGTTCGGTTTGTGGGTGCGTCGCGGCGTGGAAGAAACGCCGATGTTCGAACAGATCCAGCATTCGGAGCGCAAGGCCGAAATGCCGATCGCCGACGTTTTCCGCTCGCACTGGCGCAATCTGCTCGTGGCCGGTGGCTCGCGCATCGGCTCGGACGTGCTTTACGCGCTGATGGTCGTCTTCACGCTCACTTACGTGACCGGCACGCTGCATCTGTCGCGCCCGCTCGCGCTCACGGCCGTGCTCGTCGGCACCGCGTGCAACGCGCTCACGGTGCCACTGTTCGGTGCGCTCTCGGACAAGCTCGGCCGCCGTCCGGTATACGGCTTCGGCGTGTTGTGCGCGATGATTTGGGCCTACGGCTTCTTCGTATTGCTCGATACCTCCCATCCGGCGCTCATCGTGCTGTCGGTCGTCATCGGCCTGGTGATCCACGCGATCATGTACGGTCCTCAGGCAGCGTTCGTTACCGAGCAGTTTCCGACCCGCGTGCGCTACGCGGGCGCTTCGCTGGCCTATACGCTGGCGGGGATTCTGGGCGGCGGGTTCGCGCCGCTCATCATCGTGAGCCTGTACAAGGAATACGGCACCACGGTTTCGGTATCGTTGTATGTCACGGCGGCGCTCGCCGTCACGGCCGTGGCGCTGTTCGCGGCGCGCGAGACCGCGCACAAGCCCCTCAGGGACTGA
- a CDS encoding DUF4286 family protein has protein sequence MTVTAPRAQLCIWTNIDPAFEADFNRWYDREHMQERVAIPGFRFARRFKAVHETARPYLALYCTQDASVFTSEAYARAFQNQTEWSLRNFARMQGTQRRVGTLDVEAGEGQGGMLAAFVLTQAVVAQARPRLDAQLAELAQADGIVRATLQVTVPALSVSLTAKDAPPPPADAVVLIEGTDPDTVRTVAETLAAAHGVPAGEVTRFAMLWRLGANDD, from the coding sequence ATGACTGTGACTGCACCGCGCGCCCAACTCTGCATCTGGACGAATATCGACCCGGCCTTCGAAGCCGACTTCAACCGCTGGTACGACCGCGAGCACATGCAGGAGCGCGTGGCGATTCCGGGCTTCCGCTTCGCCCGTCGCTTCAAGGCCGTGCATGAAACCGCCCGCCCGTATCTGGCGCTCTACTGCACGCAGGACGCCTCCGTGTTCACCAGCGAGGCCTATGCCCGGGCATTCCAGAACCAGACGGAATGGTCGCTGCGCAACTTTGCACGCATGCAGGGCACGCAGCGCCGTGTCGGTACGCTCGATGTCGAGGCAGGCGAAGGGCAGGGCGGCATGCTGGCCGCCTTTGTCCTGACCCAGGCCGTCGTGGCGCAGGCCCGGCCGCGACTGGATGCCCAGCTCGCCGAACTGGCGCAAGCCGACGGCATCGTGCGGGCCACCTTGCAGGTCACCGTGCCGGCGTTGTCCGTCTCCCTCACGGCCAAGGACGCGCCGCCGCCCCCGGCCGACGCCGTGGTGCTGATCGAAGGCACCGACCCCGACACCGTGCGAACCGTCGCCGAGACGCTGGCCGCCGCCCATGGCGTGCCGGCTGGCGAGGTGACCCGGTTTGCCATGCTCTGGCGCCTTGGCGCCAACGACGACTGA
- a CDS encoding hybrid sensor histidine kinase/response regulator translates to MANITGWILLVVLLAGAGIAPAASAASAASAASANAATASFIDIDGAPSPLRLDTRLRILEDTSARLTPSQALVAPGWRDVAPRMLNPGYSSAAFWLAGHFENLGKAPVTRWLSVGIVRLEDVRFYAMPFGSTQPTVTWRAGHTVPLDRHPVTSETSVFPITLAPGERMTFLVRVQSRSSVSIVPELWRPDDFRLEESHNAMVAMLLAGSMLSIALYAMVLGVARRDTVFVLLALITVTQVAQDMAFQGFLYRYLLTQGGEFVVRAPSFFSTLTAGFFSAMLMIFAGLRRIAIWRWTYRAMIACMAVMALWVAFGDHRAAALTHLRLLTAFNAIWVVSLIDGWRRGNANARLSLLSFSPGCAVLFWRLAIIYGVLPEDWLANTAMAWSTNVSVLLMLTIIVAGRSRELVREQRAAQHEVLQTRREEQVRLANAVDMRTRELQAALIAADEANSAKSDFLARISHDLRTPLTSIIGFADLVQAGGREDADRGRIIRRSAHHMLAMVNDLIEYAGGGAADALHVAPVYTHAFVDAMAHEGMSLARKHDNTFVLDVRAPLPPLLEFDAKRVRQVLGNLLDNAAKYTSNGTITLSLHATADASRADLVHVRFAVEDSGCGIASDDLPRVFEPFARLDRARRVPGVGLGLAIVQQWVERMDGTISIDSAPDEGTRVAFTLALRIARETDLVSYSFPGMPHALPALDGSGYRIWLAEDSPDIRQFLHDELASLGFTVRTFGDGVALIAALGDPKASAPDLVLTDHMMPNADGLAVARATRRRWPGVPVLAVSASPQAVEASGYDACLLKPIELADLRNTLARLLDLQRDESPSASNADAPGELPRILPSREHLTQARQLIAMGAITDLMDWARELSDQAPQFDAFARHVHQLAQRGDLAGLAALCETPAG, encoded by the coding sequence ATGGCGAACATCACGGGCTGGATCCTGCTGGTCGTGCTGCTCGCCGGCGCGGGCATCGCCCCCGCGGCGTCCGCTGCATCCGCCGCATCCGCAGCATCCGCGAATGCGGCGACGGCGTCGTTCATCGACATCGACGGCGCGCCGTCGCCGCTCAGGCTCGACACGCGGCTGCGCATTCTCGAGGACACGTCCGCGCGTCTCACGCCGTCGCAAGCGCTCGTCGCCCCCGGATGGCGTGACGTTGCGCCGCGCATGCTCAATCCCGGCTACAGCAGCGCCGCGTTCTGGCTCGCGGGTCACTTCGAGAACCTCGGCAAGGCGCCCGTCACCCGCTGGCTGAGCGTGGGCATCGTGCGCCTCGAAGACGTGCGCTTCTACGCGATGCCGTTCGGCAGCACGCAGCCGACCGTGACGTGGCGTGCCGGTCACACCGTCCCGCTCGACCGGCATCCGGTCACCTCGGAAACCTCGGTTTTCCCGATCACGCTGGCGCCCGGCGAGCGCATGACGTTCCTCGTGCGCGTGCAGTCCCGGTCGTCGGTCAGCATCGTGCCCGAGCTCTGGCGTCCCGACGACTTCCGCCTGGAGGAGTCGCACAACGCGATGGTCGCCATGCTGCTTGCCGGGTCGATGCTCTCGATCGCGTTGTACGCCATGGTGCTCGGCGTGGCGCGTCGCGACACGGTGTTCGTGCTGCTCGCGCTCATCACCGTCACCCAGGTCGCGCAGGACATGGCGTTTCAGGGCTTTCTTTACCGGTACCTGCTCACGCAGGGTGGGGAATTCGTGGTGCGGGCGCCGAGCTTCTTCTCCACGCTCACCGCGGGCTTCTTCAGCGCGATGCTCATGATCTTCGCCGGCCTGCGACGCATCGCGATCTGGCGCTGGACCTACCGCGCGATGATCGCGTGCATGGCCGTCATGGCGCTCTGGGTCGCTTTCGGCGATCACCGCGCGGCTGCACTCACGCACCTGCGTCTGCTCACCGCATTCAATGCCATCTGGGTGGTGTCGCTCATCGACGGCTGGCGGCGCGGCAACGCCAACGCGCGGTTGTCGCTGCTCTCATTCTCGCCGGGATGCGCCGTGCTGTTCTGGCGACTGGCCATCATCTATGGCGTGCTGCCCGAGGATTGGTTGGCCAATACCGCAATGGCCTGGAGCACGAATGTCTCCGTGCTGCTCATGCTCACGATCATCGTGGCCGGCCGCTCGCGCGAGCTCGTGCGCGAGCAGCGTGCCGCGCAGCATGAAGTGCTGCAAACGCGCCGCGAGGAGCAAGTCAGGCTGGCCAACGCCGTCGACATGCGCACGCGCGAATTGCAGGCCGCGCTCATCGCGGCCGATGAAGCGAACAGCGCGAAGAGCGACTTCCTCGCGCGCATCAGCCACGACCTGCGCACACCGCTGACCTCCATCATCGGCTTCGCCGATCTGGTGCAGGCCGGCGGCCGCGAAGACGCCGACCGGGGCCGCATCATCCGACGCAGCGCGCATCACATGCTCGCCATGGTCAACGACCTGATCGAATACGCCGGCGGCGGCGCGGCCGACGCGCTGCACGTCGCCCCCGTCTACACGCATGCCTTCGTCGACGCCATGGCGCACGAAGGCATGAGCCTGGCGCGCAAGCATGACAACACGTTCGTGCTCGACGTGCGCGCACCGCTGCCGCCACTGCTCGAATTCGACGCCAAGCGGGTGCGCCAGGTCCTTGGCAATTTGCTCGACAATGCCGCGAAGTACACGTCGAATGGCACGATCACGCTTTCGCTGCACGCCACCGCGGACGCATCGCGAGCAGACCTCGTGCACGTGCGCTTCGCGGTGGAGGACTCCGGCTGCGGTATTGCGAGCGACGATCTGCCTCGCGTATTCGAGCCATTCGCGCGGCTCGACCGGGCAAGACGCGTGCCGGGCGTGGGTCTCGGCCTGGCCATCGTGCAGCAATGGGTCGAGCGCATGGACGGCACGATCTCCATCGACAGCGCGCCCGACGAGGGCACGCGCGTGGCGTTCACACTGGCGTTGCGCATCGCGCGCGAAACGGATCTCGTGTCGTATTCGTTCCCGGGCATGCCCCATGCGCTGCCCGCGCTGGACGGCAGCGGCTATCGCATCTGGCTCGCGGAGGACTCGCCGGACATCCGGCAGTTCCTGCACGATGAACTGGCGAGCCTGGGCTTCACCGTTCGCACGTTCGGCGACGGCGTCGCGCTCATCGCGGCGCTGGGCGACCCGAAAGCGTCGGCGCCGGATCTCGTGCTTACCGACCACATGATGCCCAACGCCGACGGACTCGCCGTCGCCCGTGCCACCCGGCGTCGCTGGCCCGGCGTGCCGGTACTCGCCGTCTCGGCCTCGCCCCAGGCAGTGGAAGCGAGCGGCTACGACGCGTGCCTGCTCAAGCCCATCGAGCTGGCCGACCTGCGCAATACGCTCGCGCGGCTGCTCGATCTGCAGCGCGACGAATCGCCGAGCGCGTCGAACGCCGACGCCCCGGGCGAGCTGCCGCGCATACTGCCGTCCCGGGAACATCTGACGCAGGCGCGGCAACTGATTGCGATGGGTGCGATCACCGATCTGATGGACTGGGCGCGCGAGCTAAGCGATCAGGCGCCCCAGTTCGACGCCTTCGCCCGGCACGTCCACCAACTCGCGCAACGCGGCGATCTGGCCGGGCTCGCCGCATTGTGCGAAACACCCGCCGGCTAA
- a CDS encoding GntR family transcriptional regulator, with protein MSRNAAPASPRDASPGESRGASHVDAPPAAADDPASKLEGASAGTGQPIEARVYQAISQALLSGKLRPGMPLRERNLAQAFDCTRGAVRKVLARLGFEGKLVLEPNRGAFVPQPSLDDIRQTYRARRVLETGVIASICTRLSAGQLAELDAHVATEARSHADGTHERSIRLAGEFHLKLIGMADSAELDVFARQLVAKTELYKALYDPAEFIHCAPTEHAQLVDQLRNGETEAAIALATAHLDELEARVLTRAAAAETPDFRAIFAEAFADAAR; from the coding sequence TTGAGCCGCAATGCAGCACCGGCGTCGCCACGCGACGCGTCCCCTGGTGAGTCCCGAGGTGCATCGCACGTCGATGCGCCGCCCGCTGCTGCCGACGATCCCGCATCGAAGCTCGAAGGCGCGTCGGCGGGTACGGGGCAGCCCATCGAGGCGCGCGTCTATCAGGCCATCTCGCAAGCCTTGCTCTCCGGCAAGCTGCGGCCCGGCATGCCGCTGCGCGAGCGCAACCTGGCGCAGGCTTTCGACTGCACGCGCGGTGCGGTGCGCAAGGTGCTCGCGCGGCTCGGCTTCGAGGGCAAGCTGGTGCTCGAGCCCAATCGCGGTGCGTTCGTTCCGCAGCCGTCGCTCGACGACATCCGCCAGACCTATCGCGCCCGCCGCGTGCTCGAAACCGGCGTGATCGCGAGTATCTGCACGCGACTGAGCGCCGGCCAGCTGGCCGAACTCGACGCGCATGTGGCCACCGAGGCCCGCTCGCATGCCGACGGCACGCACGAGCGCTCGATACGCCTTGCGGGCGAGTTTCATCTGAAGTTGATCGGTATGGCCGACAGCGCCGAACTCGATGTCTTCGCGCGCCAGCTCGTGGCGAAAACGGAGCTTTACAAGGCGCTGTACGACCCGGCGGAGTTCATCCACTGCGCGCCCACGGAGCACGCACAACTGGTGGACCAGTTGCGCAATGGCGAGACCGAGGCCGCGATCGCCCTCGCGACCGCTCACCTCGACGAGCTCGAGGCCCGCGTGCTCACGCGCGCGGCAGCGGCGGAGACGCCCGACTTCCGCGCGATTTTCGCCGAAGCCTTCGCCGACGCGGCCCGCTGA
- a CDS encoding UDP-N-acetylglucosamine 1-carboxyvinyltransferase, translating to MSHLVVHGGQPLRGRITPSANKNAVLPVLCATLLTDQPVRLIGVPEITDVRKILDIFRQLGSDVNVDFDAGTLDVHHKHTRFDPRTDHLPEEMRSSIMLVPPLLARFGVARIEDNIKGCTLGVREIDPHIEVLRHFGGRVERTEGSLLIHADEARPAIHHWLDYASVTTTENFVLCAATANGRSQLNNAASEPHVQEFCRFMQMLGVPIEGVGTSQLAIEGVERFGGGEFRFAEDFHEITTFLALGAITGGEITVKNTAPEQFPLIDRTFAKFGIKVEHRDGWSTATAQGKLKVQTPFTQNILTKVEAAPWPYFPVDLLPIFIALGVKAEGSAMFWNKVYDGAMGWSTELSKFGAHVFQSDPHRLITFGGVPLSPAVVESPYIIRVAIALLMVAASIDGHSTIKNADPIRRAHPRFVENLCSVGADVVWTPTE from the coding sequence ATGTCCCATCTGGTAGTCCACGGCGGCCAGCCGCTACGCGGCCGCATTACCCCCTCAGCCAACAAGAACGCCGTTCTCCCGGTACTTTGCGCCACCCTGCTCACCGATCAGCCGGTTCGCCTCATCGGCGTGCCGGAGATCACCGACGTGCGCAAGATCCTCGACATCTTTCGTCAGCTGGGCAGCGACGTGAATGTCGATTTCGACGCGGGCACGCTCGACGTCCACCACAAGCACACCCGGTTCGACCCGCGCACCGACCATCTGCCGGAAGAGATGCGCTCGTCGATCATGCTCGTGCCGCCGCTGCTCGCGCGCTTCGGCGTGGCGCGCATCGAGGACAACATCAAGGGCTGCACGCTCGGCGTGCGCGAGATCGATCCGCATATCGAAGTGCTGCGCCACTTCGGCGGCCGCGTGGAGCGCACCGAAGGCTCGCTGCTCATCCATGCGGACGAGGCGCGCCCGGCCATCCATCACTGGCTCGACTATGCGTCGGTGACCACCACCGAGAACTTCGTGCTGTGCGCGGCCACCGCCAACGGCCGCTCGCAGCTGAACAACGCGGCGTCCGAGCCGCACGTACAGGAATTCTGCCGTTTCATGCAGATGCTGGGCGTGCCCATCGAAGGCGTGGGAACGTCCCAACTCGCCATCGAAGGCGTGGAGCGCTTCGGCGGCGGCGAATTCCGTTTCGCCGAGGACTTCCACGAGATCACCACGTTCCTGGCGCTCGGCGCCATCACCGGCGGCGAGATCACGGTCAAGAACACGGCGCCCGAACAGTTTCCGCTCATCGACCGTACGTTTGCGAAGTTCGGCATCAAGGTCGAACATCGCGACGGCTGGTCCACGGCAACCGCCCAGGGCAAGCTGAAGGTACAAACGCCGTTCACGCAGAACATTCTGACAAAGGTCGAAGCCGCGCCCTGGCCGTATTTCCCGGTCGACCTGTTGCCTATCTTCATCGCGCTGGGCGTCAAGGCCGAAGGCAGCGCCATGTTCTGGAACAAGGTGTACGACGGTGCGATGGGCTGGTCGACGGAACTCTCGAAGTTCGGCGCGCACGTGTTCCAGTCGGACCCGCATCGCCTGATCACTTTCGGCGGGGTACCGCTTTCGCCCGCCGTGGTGGAGAGCCCGTACATCATCCGCGTGGCGATTGCGTTGCTGATGGTCGCGGCAAGCATCGACGGGCATTCGACGATCAAGAACGCCGATCCGATCCGCCGTGCGCATCCGCGCTTCGTGGAAAACCTTTGCTCCGTCGGCGCCGACGTCGTGTGGACACCCACGGAATGA
- a CDS encoding response regulator transcription factor — protein sequence MLLMDFLSQQGCRVYIAQDGRDGYTKARTVQPDLILMDIRMPVCDGLGACRLLKADPGTRHIPLIFLTAAALPGERVAGLSAGAVDYVTKPYDFEEVRLRLSIHLKAGAPAPLPGSTTEAGKAPPLPVQAHTLDAVLFRATRALLLDRLELTPELAGLASAVGTNTRRLNLAFRRCVGVTVFDFLREERMKEARRLLSETSLDVQDIAGAVGFASAANFATAFRERFGMPPSGFRELGASGALRGMPQNPPVTDVPGTSTTP from the coding sequence ATGCTCCTCATGGACTTTCTCAGCCAGCAGGGATGCCGCGTCTACATTGCGCAGGATGGCCGCGACGGCTACACGAAGGCACGCACGGTGCAACCCGACCTGATCCTGATGGACATCCGCATGCCCGTCTGCGATGGCTTGGGGGCGTGCCGTCTGCTCAAGGCCGACCCGGGCACGCGTCACATCCCGCTGATCTTCCTGACGGCGGCGGCCCTGCCCGGCGAGCGCGTGGCCGGGCTCTCGGCCGGCGCCGTCGACTATGTGACCAAACCGTACGATTTCGAAGAAGTCCGGCTGCGTCTTTCGATCCATCTGAAGGCGGGTGCACCCGCGCCCTTGCCCGGCTCGACCACAGAGGCGGGCAAGGCGCCGCCGCTGCCCGTGCAGGCGCACACGCTCGACGCCGTGCTCTTTCGCGCCACGCGAGCGCTGCTGCTCGACAGGCTCGAACTCACGCCCGAACTGGCCGGGCTCGCGAGCGCCGTGGGCACGAACACGCGCCGCCTGAACCTGGCGTTTCGCCGGTGTGTCGGCGTGACGGTATTCGACTTTCTGCGAGAGGAACGCATGAAGGAAGCGCGACGCCTGCTCTCCGAGACGTCGCTCGACGTCCAGGACATCGCCGGCGCCGTCGGCTTCGCCAGCGCCGCAAACTTCGCCACGGCGTTTCGCGAACGCTTCGGCATGCCGCCGAGCGGTTTTCGCGAGCTCGGGGCGTCGGGCGCACTTAGGGGCATGCCGCAGAATCCCCCGGTAACGGACGTACCGGGAACGTCCACCACGCCATGA
- a CDS encoding DUF3311 domain-containing protein, whose protein sequence is MKPVHCLAALPIAAFYSGGWLAEHLGTRLAGLPFLMTWNIVWLLLTSAVMVVMFRFDGSRDAGRNPGVGDGVAPDACARRDGATS, encoded by the coding sequence ATGAAACCTGTACATTGCCTGGCCGCGCTTCCCATCGCGGCCTTCTATAGCGGCGGTTGGCTCGCCGAGCATCTGGGCACCCGGCTCGCCGGGCTGCCGTTCCTGATGACGTGGAACATCGTCTGGCTGCTGCTCACCTCGGCCGTCATGGTCGTGATGTTCCGCTTCGACGGATCGCGCGATGCCGGGCGCAATCCGGGGGTGGGCGACGGTGTGGCGCCCGACGCTTGTGCCAGGCGCGACGGAGCGACGTCATGA